The sequence below is a genomic window from Candidatus Bathyarchaeota archaeon.
AATCGTTGCGTGCTTTGCAGTCGATGCATAAGAGCATGCGATGAAATAGTTGAATTGCATGTTTTAGATTTTTCTGAAAGAGGAAATAGAACTTTTGTTGCAGCAGATTTTAAGGATCCTATTGGTAATTCTACCTGTATTGAATGCGGATTATGCATGCAGGTATGCCCTACAGGAGCTATATTTGATAAGGCTTCATCTTATAAGTTTAATGCTAAAGAATACCAAAAAATTGTTACAATCTGCCAGCAATGCAGCGTAGGTTGTCCTATTGCACTTTTCATTAAAGATGAAAAAATAGTGAAGTGCGAAGGCGTTGATTTAAAGAATCCTAAAGTTCAATTATGCAGAATTGGGCGTTTCGATATATTGTATCGAGATAACATTAGAATCTTAACTCCTATGGTTAGAAAAAATAAAAAGCTTGAAAAATGCTCTATAGAGGAAGCGTTAGAGTTAATTGCGGAAAAAATTAACTCTTTAAAAGATAAAAAAAATGTTTTATGCTTAATTTCAGGAATTTATCCTGATCATGTTATTGAAGCTTTTAGAAAATTTGCAGCTGAAACTTTAGATTCACCTTATATAGATTTAACAGATGGTTACTGGTGTAGAGTTATTTCTCAAAGCTTAAGGAAATCCTTTAAAAATGTGGAATGCCAACTTGAAGATATTCAAAAAGCTGATTGTTTATTAATTGTTGGGGTTGACTTTAAGGTTCAAAATCCAATTCATTCATTGGTTAGGAAGGCAATCCGCTTTAATAATGCTAAATTGATTCTCATTAATTCTGTTGAAAACTCTTTTGTAAATATGGCGGATGTATGGCTTAAACCTGGTTTTTCAACTGAAAGCTTTTTGCTTGAAGTATTGTTAAATGCGGTTAATGGTTATGAAAAAGAGCTTGCTGCAAAAACTGTTTATGAGAAAACAGAGGATTTACGTTTGGCAGCTGATTTAATTAATAAGGCTAACCATTGCATAATTGTTTATGGCGAAAATTTAGTTAAATCAGGTGGAGTAAAAACTGTAAATTTAATATATGAAACTGCTAAAAAATATGGTAAGTTTAATGTTGTTCCTTT
It includes:
- a CDS encoding (2Fe-2S)-binding protein, yielding MKEITLKIDGKEVKGKEGDTILEVCKANDIYIPTLCHLEGLTPYGGCRLCIVEIEGEKKLHTACTYPAKDGLIVKTNTENLNNYRKKIIELLFAEKNHYCMFCEKSGNCELQELTYKFQLYNLSLPMLNPKLPIDASGKYFAIDHNRCVLCSRCIRACDEIVELHVLDFSERGNRTFVAADFKDPIGNSTCIECGLCMQVCPTGAIFDKASSYKFNAKEYQKIVTICQQCSVGCPIALFIKDEKIVKCEGVDLKNPKVQLCRIGRFDILYRDNIRILTPMVRKNKKLEKCSIEEALELIAEKINSLKDKKNVLCLISGIYPDHVIEAFRKFAAETLDSPYIDLTDGYWCRVISQSLRKSFKNVECQLEDIQKADCLLIVGVDFKVQNPIHSLVRKAIRFNNAKLILINSVENSFVNMADVWLKPGFSTESFLLEVLLNAVNGYEKELAAKTVYEKTEDLRLAADLINKANHCIIVYGENLVKSGGVKTVNLIYETAKKYGKFNVVPLGPYLNSVNAQRLKIANTMGFNNLNELEIAYLLLGDDDSFSLTKFIKPRFLIVQSAYYSQITSMADVIIPATTWLERDEKVIESLGKPCEVIDEKSFINKLSIKLTEGILSKPKTKIEGKRG